A genomic segment from Comamonas terrigena NBRC 13299 encodes:
- a CDS encoding O-acetylhomoserine aminocarboxypropyltransferase/cysteine synthase family protein, whose translation MSTAPAQGRQPPAPVPAPTPAWQPDTVVLHAGYDGLQHQRSAAVPIYQTTSFLFEDAQHGAELFDLVQEGHIYARTGNPTQTVLEQRIARLEGGTAALAVASGMAAIDITLATLARAGDHVILASALYGGSHNLVVHVLQGRGIASTVVGRGDHDALRAAFTPQTKAVFLESVGNPSGDVADIAAIAALAHAQGVAVVVDNTSATPLLIRPLEHGADVVVHSATKYIGGHGTAMGGLIVDGGRFDWQARSDRYPQLTHPDPAFHQVVFTERYPDAPLVARARTVMLRNAGATLAAHSAFLLLQGLETLALRMERISSNTRAVLDFLQTQPQVARIHHVAHPGHPDHGHATQYLRGSLVPGLLSLELHGGRPAAQRFYDALQLFLRLVNIGDSKSLAAIPAETTHHLLPDAELARVGIAPGLVRLSIGIEHPHDLLADLGQALGHAQTATALPASTPDLELLQEPS comes from the coding sequence ATGAGCACCGCACCTGCCCAGGGCCGGCAGCCGCCAGCGCCTGTGCCAGCGCCCACACCCGCATGGCAGCCCGACACCGTCGTGCTGCACGCCGGCTATGACGGGTTGCAGCACCAGCGCAGCGCGGCCGTGCCCATCTACCAGACCACATCCTTTCTGTTTGAGGATGCGCAACACGGCGCCGAACTGTTCGACCTGGTGCAGGAAGGCCATATCTACGCCCGTACCGGCAACCCCACGCAAACCGTGCTGGAGCAGCGCATCGCCCGGCTCGAAGGCGGCACGGCCGCACTGGCCGTGGCCTCCGGCATGGCTGCCATCGACATCACCCTGGCCACGCTGGCCCGGGCCGGGGACCATGTGATCCTGGCCTCGGCCCTGTATGGCGGCTCCCACAACCTGGTCGTGCATGTGCTGCAAGGCCGCGGCATTGCCAGCACCGTGGTGGGCCGGGGCGACCACGACGCCCTGCGCGCGGCCTTCACGCCGCAGACCAAGGCAGTGTTTCTGGAATCCGTGGGCAACCCTTCCGGCGATGTCGCCGACATCGCCGCCATTGCCGCGCTGGCCCATGCCCAGGGCGTGGCCGTAGTGGTGGACAACACCAGCGCCACGCCCCTGCTGATCCGCCCGCTGGAGCATGGCGCCGATGTGGTGGTGCACTCGGCCACCAAGTACATCGGCGGCCACGGTACGGCCATGGGCGGGCTGATTGTGGATGGCGGCCGCTTCGACTGGCAGGCCCGGTCCGACCGCTACCCCCAGCTGACCCACCCCGATCCGGCCTTTCACCAGGTGGTGTTCACCGAACGCTATCCCGATGCCCCCCTGGTCGCCCGTGCACGCACCGTCATGCTGCGCAATGCCGGCGCCACGCTGGCGGCGCATTCGGCTTTCTTGCTGCTGCAAGGGCTGGAAACGCTGGCGCTGCGCATGGAACGCATCAGCAGCAACACCCGGGCCGTGCTGGACTTTCTGCAGACCCAACCCCAGGTGGCGCGCATCCACCACGTGGCCCACCCCGGCCATCCCGACCACGGCCATGCCACGCAGTACCTGCGCGGCAGCCTCGTGCCCGGGCTGCTGTCCCTGGAGCTGCACGGCGGCCGCCCCGCCGCCCAGCGCTTCTATGACGCGCTGCAGCTGTTTCTGCGCCTGGTCAACATCGGCGACAGCAAATCCCTGGCCGCCATCCCGGCGGAAACCACCCACCACCTGCTGCCCGATGCCGAGCTGGCACGGGTGGGCATTGCCCCGGGGCTGGTGCGCCTGTCCATCGGCATCGAACACCCGCACGACCTGCTGGCCGACCTGGGCCAGGCCTTGGGCCATGCGCAGACCGCCACGGCCTTGCCCGCCTCCACACCCGACCTTGAACTTCTCCAGGAGCCTTCATGA
- a CDS encoding CysB family HTH-type transcriptional regulator, with translation MNFQQLRSIREAARNNYNLTEVASVLFTSQPAISRQIRELEEELGVEIFTRAGKRLTGLTTPGKTLLPIIDRLLLEAGNLKNAGKDFKEKDTGVFYVAATHSQARYALPAVVRDFRQIYPGVTLHLRQGSPQQIADMLLTGEADIGVATEALADYEQLVTLPGYRWSHSVIVPPDHPLLQQSTPISLEDLARHPIITYEHGFTGRAHIDEAFAREGLAPEVVLTAMDADVIKTYVELGMGIGIVASIAFDPERDRLLRAIDARHLFEINLTRIAVRRGIWLRDYAYHFIESFVPTLTPDVVRQKLNEDSDG, from the coding sequence ATGAATTTCCAGCAACTGCGCTCCATCCGTGAAGCCGCCCGCAACAACTACAACCTGACGGAAGTGGCATCCGTGCTGTTCACCTCCCAGCCGGCCATCAGCCGGCAGATCCGTGAACTGGAAGAAGAGCTCGGGGTCGAGATATTCACCCGCGCCGGAAAACGGCTGACCGGGCTGACCACGCCCGGCAAGACCCTGCTGCCCATCATCGACCGCCTGCTGCTGGAGGCCGGCAACCTCAAGAACGCGGGCAAGGACTTCAAGGAAAAGGACACCGGCGTCTTCTACGTCGCGGCCACCCACTCCCAGGCCCGCTATGCCCTGCCTGCCGTGGTGCGGGACTTCCGCCAGATCTACCCCGGCGTCACGCTGCACCTGCGCCAGGGCTCTCCCCAGCAGATTGCCGACATGCTGCTGACCGGGGAAGCCGACATCGGCGTGGCCACCGAAGCCCTGGCCGATTACGAGCAACTGGTCACCCTACCCGGCTACCGCTGGTCCCACAGCGTGATCGTCCCGCCCGATCACCCTTTGCTGCAGCAGAGCACGCCGATTTCGCTGGAGGATCTGGCCCGCCACCCCATCATCACCTACGAGCATGGCTTCACCGGGCGCGCCCACATTGACGAGGCCTTTGCACGCGAAGGCCTGGCGCCGGAGGTGGTGTTGACTGCCATGGATGCCGACGTGATCAAGACCTATGTGGAGCTGGGCATGGGCATCGGCATCGTGGCTTCCATCGCATTCGACCCCGAACGGGACCGGCTGCTGCGCGCCATCGATGCCCGCCACCTGTTCGAGATCAACCTCACCCGCATTGCCGTGCGCCGGGGCATCTGGCTGCGCGACTATGCCTACCACTTCATCGAAAGCTTTGTGCCCACGCTGACGCCGGATGTGGTGCGCCAGAAGCTGAACGAAGACAGCGACGGCTGA
- a CDS encoding c-type cytochrome, translating into MPERIADAPWLFWLLEAVHRCQVGLLQLWHALGLSGEVDGQPAWPWAQRMAGERLLQDLGQARQLVWSLAAVAAVLVLVGVAVLWRRGRPWLLAGALLALVLAPWPERQVVLASAVPTSFHRNPLPFTDAAIVQGAALYQRQCLRCHGEAGNGQGPDAADQPVWPPSFSGPLLWRRAEGELLQAVRHGMQDAQGRTTMPGFAAQLSVPESWALLHFLRAQAAGQLLRATGSWAQPIALPDMPLRCHRPDKLQVRDWQGQRLRVVSSARVQDVAPDPRMVTLWLPQPGQDAAHLPDHVDCAVTSGATALQALGWINAGESVREVQLLADKAGWLRARNGRGTESWSDDDLLCRTTDAPAAARGQTEEDGLTRILRRMDAEPLGYVQGGRVHGGR; encoded by the coding sequence ATGCCTGAGCGGATTGCAGACGCACCCTGGCTGTTCTGGCTGTTGGAAGCGGTGCACCGGTGCCAGGTGGGCCTGCTGCAGCTGTGGCATGCGCTGGGCCTGAGCGGCGAGGTGGACGGCCAGCCTGCCTGGCCCTGGGCACAGCGCATGGCGGGCGAGCGCCTGCTGCAGGACCTGGGCCAGGCACGCCAGCTGGTCTGGAGTCTGGCGGCCGTGGCCGCCGTGCTGGTGCTGGTGGGCGTCGCGGTACTGTGGCGGCGCGGCCGGCCCTGGCTGCTGGCCGGCGCCTTGCTGGCCCTGGTGCTGGCGCCCTGGCCGGAACGCCAGGTGGTGCTGGCATCGGCGGTGCCCACCAGTTTTCACCGCAACCCTCTGCCTTTTACCGATGCGGCGATCGTCCAGGGCGCGGCGCTCTACCAGCGGCAGTGCCTGCGCTGCCATGGCGAAGCGGGCAACGGGCAGGGCCCGGATGCGGCAGACCAGCCGGTCTGGCCGCCCAGTTTTTCCGGCCCGCTGCTGTGGCGCCGTGCGGAAGGAGAGCTGCTGCAGGCGGTGCGCCATGGCATGCAGGATGCGCAGGGGCGCACGACCATGCCTGGCTTTGCCGCGCAGCTGTCGGTTCCCGAGAGCTGGGCGTTGCTGCATTTTCTGCGTGCCCAGGCGGCGGGACAACTGCTGCGTGCCACGGGCAGTTGGGCCCAGCCCATTGCCTTGCCCGACATGCCGTTGCGCTGCCACCGCCCGGACAAGCTGCAGGTGCGCGACTGGCAGGGCCAGCGCCTGCGGGTGGTCAGCAGCGCCCGCGTGCAGGATGTGGCGCCGGACCCGCGCATGGTGACGCTGTGGCTGCCCCAGCCGGGGCAGGATGCTGCGCACCTTCCAGACCATGTGGATTGCGCCGTTACCTCGGGGGCGACCGCGTTGCAGGCACTGGGCTGGATCAATGCGGGCGAATCCGTGCGCGAGGTGCAGTTGCTGGCGGACAAGGCCGGTTGGCTGCGGGCGCGCAACGGCCGGGGCACGGAAAGTTGGAGCGATGACGATCTGCTGTGCCGCACCACGGATGCGCCGGCCGCTGCCCGGGGGCAGACCGAAGAGGACGGCTTGACCCGTATTCTGCGGCGCATGGATGCCGAGCCGCTGGGCTATGTCCAGGGTGGGCGGGTGCACGGCGGGCGCTGA
- a CDS encoding cytochrome c-type biogenesis protein produces the protein MKLHTVLGGGLLLVALGGHANPAEPLQAREMALAAQLRCVVCQNQTVAESHAPMAADMRREIRAQMEQGRSDAEVVAFFEQRYGAFVRYNPPWKPSTWLLWGGPFVVVIAGLLLLRRTLRRRQTPPSTLSAAQRQQVQTWLHQSDGKEQP, from the coding sequence ATGAAGCTCCACACAGTGCTGGGTGGTGGCCTGTTGCTGGTGGCCCTGGGGGGACATGCCAACCCGGCCGAGCCCTTGCAGGCCAGGGAAATGGCGCTGGCGGCGCAGCTGCGCTGCGTGGTCTGCCAGAACCAGACCGTGGCCGAATCGCATGCCCCGATGGCGGCCGACATGCGGCGTGAAATCCGCGCACAGATGGAGCAGGGCCGCAGCGATGCCGAGGTGGTGGCCTTCTTCGAGCAGCGCTACGGCGCTTTCGTGCGCTACAACCCGCCCTGGAAGCCGTCCACCTGGCTGCTATGGGGCGGTCCCTTTGTGGTGGTGATTGCGGGGCTGCTGCTGCTGCGCCGCACGTTGCGGCGGCGCCAGACGCCACCGTCCACGCTGTCGGCCGCACAGCGCCAGCAGGTGCAGACGTGGCTGCACCAGTCCGACGGGAAGGAGCAGCCATGA
- a CDS encoding OsmC family protein: MSLNDYLSHKRRAVLARQQRIADGSAQATSLHAHVSAEGRSGIRRLRIREHQVISDSPYDFAGFNLGPSSPELQLGVLGTCVTHIFEIQAALLQVPLDSIEVDVRGTIDPRGGHPGHEATPIWPHNIQYEVQVASSASDAQLNELFAAVEKNCPILNLLRNPQQVVGTLVRAQPAPQAAAPAAKEAQPA; the protein is encoded by the coding sequence ATGAGCCTGAACGACTATCTGTCCCACAAACGCCGCGCCGTACTGGCTCGCCAGCAACGCATTGCCGACGGCAGTGCCCAGGCCACGTCCTTGCACGCCCATGTCTCGGCCGAAGGCCGCAGCGGCATCCGCCGCCTGCGCATCCGCGAGCACCAGGTCATCAGCGACAGCCCCTACGACTTTGCCGGCTTCAACCTGGGCCCCTCCTCGCCCGAGCTGCAACTGGGCGTGCTGGGCACCTGCGTGACGCACATCTTTGAAATCCAGGCTGCGCTGCTGCAGGTGCCGCTGGACAGCATCGAAGTGGATGTGCGCGGCACCATCGATCCGCGCGGCGGCCACCCCGGCCACGAGGCCACCCCCATCTGGCCGCACAACATCCAGTACGAAGTCCAGGTCGCCTCCAGCGCCTCGGATGCGCAGCTGAACGAGCTGTTCGCGGCGGTCGAGAAGAACTGCCCCATTCTGAACCTGCTGCGCAACCCGCAGCAGGTCGTGGGCACGCTGGTGCGCGCCCAGCCGGCCCCCCAGGCCGCAGCCCCTGCCGCCAAGGAGGCGCAGCCCGCATGA
- the ccmI gene encoding c-type cytochrome biogenesis protein CcmI gives MNDVQLLWVGVLALILLSLGVLLPALLVEVAPESLPRSDDALRGLYQTQLAELERERAGERLSAADHAQAVDELQARLLAELERRTPAGLRRHSVWLQRGSGLLLAVLVPVGAMLLYTQVGDPQAVVRLGQVQESDHMAREGQVQAMVASLAHKLQEEPQNLPGWLMLARSYETLERYGDAAQAYQQALEEARRSGLDTDTQARLLADQADALASAAGGSLEGEAGAAIAQALRLQPTQAKALALAGSAAVRRGDIALARQHWQALLAQMEPGSDMALRVQDDLLKLEALQAGPDK, from the coding sequence ATGAACGATGTGCAACTGCTGTGGGTGGGCGTGCTGGCCCTGATCCTGCTGAGTTTGGGGGTGTTGCTGCCAGCCTTGCTGGTGGAGGTGGCACCGGAATCGCTGCCACGCAGCGACGATGCGCTGCGCGGCCTGTACCAGACCCAGCTGGCCGAGCTGGAGCGCGAACGGGCGGGGGAGCGCCTGAGTGCGGCAGACCATGCCCAGGCGGTGGATGAGTTGCAGGCGCGCCTGCTGGCCGAGCTAGAGCGGCGCACCCCGGCTGGCCTGCGCCGGCACAGTGTGTGGCTGCAGCGCGGCAGCGGCCTGCTGCTGGCGGTGCTGGTGCCTGTGGGCGCGATGCTGCTCTATACGCAGGTGGGCGATCCGCAGGCGGTGGTGCGCCTGGGCCAGGTGCAGGAAAGCGACCACATGGCCCGGGAGGGGCAGGTGCAGGCCATGGTGGCCAGCCTGGCCCACAAGCTGCAGGAGGAGCCGCAGAATCTGCCCGGCTGGCTGATGCTGGCGCGTTCCTACGAAACCCTGGAGCGCTACGGCGATGCCGCCCAGGCCTACCAGCAGGCCTTGGAGGAAGCACGCCGCAGCGGTCTGGATACCGACACCCAGGCGCGGCTGCTGGCAGACCAGGCCGATGCCTTGGCTTCGGCGGCCGGCGGCAGCCTGGAAGGGGAGGCGGGGGCTGCCATTGCGCAGGCCCTGCGTCTGCAGCCGACCCAGGCCAAGGCCCTGGCCCTGGCCGGCAGTGCCGCGGTGCGGCGTGGGGACATCGCCCTGGCCCGCCAGCATTGGCAGGCGTTGCTGGCGCAGATGGAGCCCGGGTCGGACATGGCGCTGCGGGTGCAGGATGATCTGCTGAAGCTGGAGGCCTTGCAGGCTGGCCCCGACAAGTGA
- a CDS encoding ABC transporter substrate-binding protein yields the protein MDEFLPTAHGTPWNRRHFLGAAAAAGAAGAAGLLPLAVHSQPRKITLAWSQASFCQVPVPIALERGLFEKNGLQVEVLNWGGSADQLLEALATGKAEVGVGLIHRWVKPLEAGLDVKIVGSVHGGCLRLVGVNAAGVTRDVKSLKGKVIGVADLNSPAKQFYGIHLAKLGLDIDKDVEWRVYPADLLDVAVKKGEVHAIADGDPNLYLIEKRNPGVFTELGNSATGEYAEKICCVLGAGAKFVRDDRKSAAAVVRALAQASDYVAENPNESAKIFAKYTPKFEVPDLQRLIAELTYKHHPHNSRLQDEVREFAADFRSAGILKKSTDPARFARHITQDVLS from the coding sequence ATGGACGAATTTCTGCCCACGGCGCACGGCACGCCCTGGAACCGCCGCCATTTCCTGGGAGCGGCTGCGGCCGCTGGTGCAGCCGGTGCCGCAGGCCTGCTGCCGCTGGCGGTGCATTCGCAGCCGCGCAAGATCACCCTGGCCTGGAGCCAGGCCAGCTTCTGCCAGGTGCCGGTGCCGATTGCGCTGGAGCGCGGCCTGTTCGAGAAGAACGGCCTGCAGGTGGAGGTGCTGAACTGGGGCGGTTCTGCCGACCAGTTACTGGAGGCGCTGGCAACCGGCAAGGCCGAAGTGGGGGTGGGCCTGATCCACCGCTGGGTCAAGCCGCTGGAAGCCGGGCTGGACGTGAAGATCGTGGGCAGCGTGCACGGCGGCTGCCTGCGCCTGGTGGGGGTCAATGCGGCCGGGGTGACGCGCGATGTGAAGTCGCTCAAGGGCAAGGTGATCGGAGTGGCCGACCTGAACAGTCCGGCCAAGCAGTTCTACGGCATCCACCTGGCCAAGCTGGGGCTGGACATCGACAAGGATGTGGAGTGGCGGGTCTACCCTGCCGACCTGCTGGATGTGGCGGTGAAGAAGGGCGAGGTCCACGCCATTGCCGATGGCGACCCGAATCTCTACCTGATCGAAAAGCGCAACCCCGGCGTGTTCACCGAACTGGGCAACAGCGCCACCGGGGAATATGCCGAGAAGATCTGCTGCGTGCTGGGCGCGGGCGCCAAGTTCGTGCGCGACGACCGCAAGAGCGCTGCCGCGGTGGTGCGTGCATTGGCGCAGGCATCGGACTATGTGGCCGAGAACCCCAACGAGTCTGCCAAGATCTTCGCCAAGTACACGCCCAAGTTCGAGGTGCCTGATCTGCAGCGCCTGATTGCGGAGCTGACGTACAAGCACCATCCGCACAACAGCCGTCTGCAGGATGAGGTGCGTGAATTCGCAGCCGATTTCCGTTCGGCCGGCATTCTGAAGAAGAGCACCGACCCGGCACGCTTTGCGCGCCATATTACCCAGGATGTGCTGTCATGA
- a CDS encoding isopenicillin N synthase family dioxygenase, whose protein sequence is MSTVAQALRPATTSLNAAQALSALDTPLDSLPVINLAELGDSTRHTPAHARLARIARDIGFFYLEGHGIAPEQIERLEAVARQFFALPPEVKQRIAIHHSRHFRGYTGVGGEITRLQPDLREQIDFGEELEPVAQAADTPAWWGLQGPNQWPAELPQLQSDILAWLDTTRDVAKRLLQAFLVALEQPATALNALVAPPHNNRLKIIHYPGQAQGQSDQGVGAHKDGGLLTLLLQDQVGGLQVQTPQGWLDVPPRKNAFVVNIGEMLELATNGYLRANVHRVLSPRSGVSRYSIAYFFSPSLHAQEVPLLDLPSHLAQQARGPESDPLNPLFSHIGTNALKGRVRSHLDVAEKFYPAQFALLDKTAKPSAY, encoded by the coding sequence ATGAGCACCGTTGCACAAGCCCTTCGCCCCGCCACCACATCCCTGAATGCTGCCCAGGCCCTTTCCGCCCTGGACACCCCGCTGGACTCCCTGCCGGTCATCAACCTGGCCGAGCTGGGCGACTCCACCCGGCACACGCCCGCCCACGCCCGGCTGGCTCGGATTGCACGCGACATCGGTTTCTTCTATCTGGAAGGGCATGGCATTGCGCCCGAGCAGATCGAGCGGCTGGAAGCCGTGGCCCGCCAGTTCTTCGCCCTGCCCCCCGAGGTGAAGCAGCGCATTGCCATCCACCACTCCCGCCATTTCCGGGGCTACACCGGTGTGGGCGGTGAAATCACCCGCCTGCAGCCCGACCTGCGCGAACAGATCGACTTCGGCGAAGAGCTGGAGCCCGTGGCACAAGCCGCCGACACGCCCGCCTGGTGGGGCCTGCAAGGCCCCAACCAGTGGCCTGCCGAGCTGCCGCAGCTGCAAAGCGATATCCTGGCCTGGCTGGACACCACGCGCGATGTGGCCAAGCGCCTGCTGCAGGCCTTTCTGGTGGCACTGGAGCAGCCCGCCACGGCCCTGAACGCCCTGGTGGCACCGCCGCACAACAACCGCCTGAAGATCATCCACTACCCCGGCCAGGCCCAGGGCCAGTCCGACCAGGGCGTCGGAGCCCACAAGGATGGAGGCCTGCTCACCCTGCTGCTGCAGGACCAGGTGGGCGGGCTGCAGGTGCAGACCCCGCAAGGCTGGCTGGATGTGCCGCCCCGCAAGAACGCCTTTGTGGTGAACATCGGCGAAATGCTGGAGCTGGCCACCAACGGCTATCTGCGCGCCAATGTGCACCGCGTGCTGTCTCCCCGCTCGGGCGTCAGCCGCTACTCGATCGCGTATTTCTTCTCGCCCAGCCTGCACGCCCAGGAAGTGCCGCTGCTGGACCTGCCCTCCCATCTGGCGCAGCAGGCACGTGGCCCTGAGAGCGACCCGCTGAACCCCTTGTTCAGCCACATCGGCACCAATGCACTCAAGGGCCGGGTGCGCTCCCACCTGGATGTGGCGGAGAAGTTCTACCCGGCGCAATTTGCCCTGCTGGACAAGACAGCCAAGCCCAGCGCCTACTGA
- a CDS encoding ABC transporter ATP-binding protein encodes MVSAANASASNAQALENPESQTGARIDIAQVSHQFAQLPVLSDVSLQVQPGEFVALLGPSGCGKSTLLRLVAGLEPPRSGHITQDGQPITRPDPSRIVVFQDPTLFPWRTVRDNVALGLQARKVPKAQHARVDEALALVGLSEFADSYPHQLSGGMAQRAALARALVNEPQLLILDEPLGKLDSLTRLTMQAELLKLWQRAGFSVLLVTHDVEEALFLANRVVVFSDRPARTVAELAVDLPYPRHRTQPRFVELRQQALRHLGLGDAT; translated from the coding sequence ATGGTGAGCGCTGCAAATGCAAGTGCCAGCAATGCGCAAGCGCTGGAGAACCCGGAGTCCCAGACCGGGGCACGCATCGATATCGCCCAGGTGTCGCACCAGTTTGCCCAGCTGCCGGTGCTGAGCGATGTCAGCCTGCAGGTGCAGCCGGGCGAGTTCGTGGCCCTGCTGGGGCCCAGCGGTTGCGGCAAGTCCACGCTGCTGCGCCTGGTGGCCGGGCTGGAGCCACCGCGCAGCGGCCACATCACGCAGGATGGCCAGCCCATCACGCGGCCCGATCCTTCGCGCATCGTGGTCTTCCAGGACCCGACCTTGTTTCCCTGGCGCACGGTGCGCGACAACGTGGCCCTGGGGCTGCAGGCGCGCAAAGTGCCCAAGGCACAGCATGCCCGGGTGGACGAGGCGCTGGCACTGGTGGGGCTGTCCGAGTTTGCGGACAGCTACCCGCACCAGCTCTCGGGCGGCATGGCCCAGCGTGCCGCACTGGCGCGTGCCCTGGTGAATGAGCCGCAACTGCTGATCCTGGATGAGCCGCTGGGCAAGCTCGATTCGCTGACCCGGCTGACCATGCAGGCCGAGCTGCTGAAACTATGGCAGCGCGCAGGCTTTTCGGTGCTGCTGGTGACACACGATGTGGAAGAGGCCTTGTTCCTGGCCAACCGGGTGGTGGTCTTCTCCGACCGTCCGGCCCGCACCGTGGCCGAGCTGGCCGTGGATCTGCCCTATCCGCGCCACCGCACGCAGCCACGCTTTGTGGAGCTGCGCCAGCAGGCGCTGCGCCATCTGGGACTGGGTGATGCGACCTGA
- a CDS encoding ABC transporter permease, which produces MSDATVLLELAPQAGAPILQPATPTAAPSTTATAVAADPAPSSAEQGVWRQGLVAALAWLLLGALTWWWPNKEIGFSDWAYTTEFAVLTAALAVLLAALALAGERAGRVLRWLRPAGAWLIAAPALLAVWEVLTAKLGVLPPPFFAPPQSLLEVYLDDSARLGLSVAHSLRLLVHGIVIGSLVGFVTGVWVGWSRVAGYWVHPLLRFLGPVPASALLPLAFFFAPSSYSAAVFLVALATFFPVAVLTWSGVANVSKSYYDVARTLGASEWFLVLRVAIPAALPQVFVGLFMGLGASFSVLITAEMMGVKAGLGWYLQWAQGWAAYANMYGALLVMAVLCSGLITLLFTVRDRLLGWQKGTVKW; this is translated from the coding sequence ATGAGTGACGCCACCGTACTTCTGGAGCTGGCGCCGCAGGCCGGCGCGCCGATCCTGCAGCCCGCCACGCCCACGGCCGCACCTTCGACCACGGCCACCGCCGTGGCTGCGGATCCGGCACCTTCTTCGGCGGAGCAGGGTGTCTGGCGCCAGGGGCTGGTGGCGGCCCTGGCCTGGCTGCTGCTGGGCGCGCTGACCTGGTGGTGGCCCAACAAGGAAATCGGCTTCAGCGACTGGGCATACACCACGGAGTTTGCCGTGCTCACGGCCGCGCTGGCTGTGCTGCTGGCCGCGCTGGCCCTGGCGGGCGAGCGCGCGGGCCGGGTGCTGCGCTGGCTGCGGCCGGCGGGTGCCTGGCTGATCGCTGCGCCGGCGCTGCTGGCAGTGTGGGAGGTGCTGACGGCCAAGCTGGGCGTGCTGCCGCCGCCATTCTTTGCGCCGCCGCAAAGCCTGCTGGAGGTCTACCTGGACGATTCCGCCCGGCTGGGGCTGTCGGTGGCGCATTCGCTGCGGCTGCTGGTGCACGGCATCGTGATCGGCAGCCTGGTGGGTTTTGTCACCGGCGTGTGGGTGGGCTGGTCGCGCGTTGCGGGCTACTGGGTCCATCCCTTGCTGCGCTTTCTGGGACCGGTTCCGGCATCGGCACTGCTGCCACTGGCATTCTTCTTTGCCCCCAGCAGCTACAGTGCCGCGGTGTTCCTAGTGGCATTGGCCACCTTCTTCCCGGTGGCGGTGCTGACCTGGTCCGGGGTGGCCAATGTCAGCAAGAGCTATTACGACGTCGCCCGCACCCTGGGTGCATCGGAATGGTTTCTGGTGCTACGCGTGGCGATTCCGGCAGCGCTGCCCCAGGTGTTTGTGGGACTGTTCATGGGGCTGGGCGCGTCGTTCTCGGTGCTGATCACGGCGGAGATGATGGGCGTGAAAGCGGGCCTGGGCTGGTACCTGCAGTGGGCCCAGGGCTGGGCGGCCTACGCCAATATGTACGGCGCGCTGCTGGTGATGGCGGTGTTGTGCTCGGGCTTGATCACCCTGCTGTTCACCGTGCGTGACCGGCTGCTGGGCTGGCAGAAAGGAACCGTGAAATGGTGA
- a CDS encoding VOC family protein: MIITSVNHIHFQFPAHSKEAIRFFYATVLGAHELHSPETKQLLQFEMGEQRLCFTPETGATGRKPSQHVAFNVQGIGDLKQRLHAFDLAFIESHPDQPAQQIYIKDPAGNQLEFLEPAH; encoded by the coding sequence ATGATCATCACCTCGGTCAACCATATCCATTTTCAGTTTCCGGCCCATTCGAAGGAAGCCATCCGCTTTTTCTATGCCACGGTGCTGGGCGCCCACGAACTGCATTCCCCCGAAACCAAGCAGCTGCTGCAGTTCGAGATGGGCGAGCAGCGCCTGTGCTTCACACCGGAAACCGGGGCCACGGGCCGCAAACCCTCGCAGCATGTGGCGTTCAACGTGCAAGGCATTGGCGATCTGAAGCAGCGCCTGCATGCCTTTGACCTGGCCTTCATCGAAAGCCACCCCGACCAGCCGGCGCAGCAGATCTACATCAAAGACCCAGCCGGCAACCAGCTGGAGTTTCTGGAACCCGCCCACTGA
- a CDS encoding DsbE family thiol:disulfide interchange protein, with protein MRFILPLAAFLALAVMLGLGLQRNPRDVPSALVERAAPAIERPLLDKPEQLLSVQALHGQAWVLNVWASWCAPCRQELPVLQAMSQADQVPVYGLNYKDQSAKAQALLRVAGNPYQASAVDADGRVGMDWGIQGVPETFVIDGQGRVRYRHAGPVTAEVWRDRIRPVLEAVR; from the coding sequence ATGCGGTTCATCTTGCCCTTGGCGGCCTTCCTGGCCTTGGCGGTGATGCTGGGCCTGGGGCTGCAGCGCAATCCGCGCGATGTGCCGTCTGCGCTGGTGGAGCGGGCGGCGCCGGCCATTGAACGCCCCCTGCTGGACAAGCCGGAGCAGTTGCTGAGCGTGCAGGCGCTGCACGGGCAGGCCTGGGTGCTGAATGTGTGGGCCTCGTGGTGTGCGCCGTGCCGGCAGGAGCTGCCGGTGCTGCAGGCCATGTCACAGGCTGACCAGGTGCCGGTGTATGGCCTGAACTACAAGGACCAGTCGGCCAAGGCCCAGGCGCTGTTGCGCGTGGCGGGCAATCCCTACCAGGCATCGGCCGTGGATGCGGACGGGCGCGTGGGCATGGACTGGGGCATACAGGGAGTGCCCGAGACGTTTGTGATCGATGGACAGGGGCGGGTGCGCTATCGCCATGCCGGGCCGGTGACGGCCGAGGTCTGGCGTGACCGCATCCGACCGGTATTGGAGGCCGTGCGATGA